Below is a genomic region from Candidatus Eremiobacterota bacterium.
ATGCCCTCGATCCGCACCCACTACCTGCGCTCGGCCGAGGCGCTGCTCGAGCGCGGCAACTACCCCGGGATCGCGACGCACGACGAGCGCATCATCGCGGCGGTCGAGACGTTCGTCCGCGAGCGCGGGATCGCGCGCGACGCGTTCGAGTTCCAGATGCTCTACGGCGT
It encodes:
- a CDS encoding proline dehydrogenase family protein; the protein is MPSIRTHYLRSAEALLERGNYPGIATHDERIIAAVETFVRERGIARDAFEFQMLYGVRPELQRRLVSDGYRVRVYVPYGTHWAGYFYRRITERKENLVFAVSSLIRR